A single Triticum dicoccoides isolate Atlit2015 ecotype Zavitan chromosome 2A, WEW_v2.0, whole genome shotgun sequence DNA region contains:
- the LOC119353605 gene encoding uncharacterized protein LOC119353605, translated as MDEQEFRRMLDLFPVVRSRDYCKDEVESSSEGTTQQTRAQEIKGTKKNAAEALFLRKLKMAAEKKVGATKAELFCKTFEEAHEKLVYKELDLDAAQRFLNAYKS; from the exons ATGGACGAGCAGGAGTTCCGGCGCATGCTCGACCTCTTCCCCGTCGTCCGATCCCGCGACTACTGC AAGGATGAAGTGGAATCATCAAGCGAAGGCACCACACAGCAAACACGAGCTCAG GAGATAAAAGGAACCAAAAAGAATGCTGCAGAAG CTCTATTCCTGCGGAAATTGAAGATGGCTGCTGAGAAAAAG GTTGGAGCAACAAAGGCAGAACTATTCTGCAAGACATTCGAAGAAGCTCACGAGAAACTT GTTTACAAAGAACTGGATCTGGATGCTGCTCAAAGGTTCCTGAATGCCTACAAGAGCTGA
- the LOC119353606 gene encoding probable 4-coumarate--CoA ligase 5 — protein sequence MGSLPEQQQQQVVFRSTLPDIVIPDHLPLHDYVFERLAERRDRACLIDGATGETLTVGDVHRLSRRVAAGLYSLGVRNGSTVMLLLPNCVEFALAFLAASRLGAATTTANPLHTPPEIAKQAAASRATLVVTEPAFVAKVRGLAGVVIVATGDGAEGCASFSDLAAADDSALHEAPIDVASDVVALPYSSGTTGLPKGVMLSHRGLVTSVAQLVDGDNPNLHLREDDVVLCVLPMFHVYSLHSILLCGLRAGAALVVMKRFDTVKMMQLVERHGITIAPLVPPIVVEMAKGDAMDRHDLSSVRMVISGAAPMGKELQDIIHAKLPNAVLGQGYGMTEAGPVLSMCMAFAKEPSPVKSGACGTVVRNAELKIVDPETGVCLGRNQPGEICIRGRQIMKGYLDNPEATAETVDKEGWLHTGDVGFVDADDEIFIVDRLKELIKYKGFQVAPAELEAMLIAHPGIADAAVVPMKDDASGEVPVAFVVPSSDSADMTEDEIKQYVAKQVVFYKRLQKVFFVSTIPKAPSGKILRKDLRAKLAVGSC from the exons ATGGGCTCgttgccggagcagcagcagcagcaggtcgtCTTCCGGTCGACGCTGCCGGACATCGTCATCCCGGACCACCTCCCGCTCCACGACTACGTCTTCGAGCGCCTGGCGGAGCGCCGCGACCGCGCGTGCCTCATCGACGGCGCCACGGGCGAGACGCTCACGGTCGGCGACGTGCACCGCCTCTCCCGGCGCGTGGCGGCGGGGCTGTATTCCCTCGGCGTCCGCAATGGCAGCACTGTGATGCTGCTCCTCCCCAACTGCGTCGAGTTCGCGCTGGCCTTCCTCGCCGCGTCCCGCCTCGGCGCCGCCACCACCACGGCGAACCCGCTCCACACCCCGCCCGAGATCGCCAAGCAGGCCGCGGCGTCGCGCGCCACCCTCGTGGTCACCGAGCCGGCGTTCGTCGCCAAGGTGCGGGGCCTCGCGGGAGTGGTCATCGTCGCCACGGGCGACGGCGCCGAGGGCTGCGCCTCGTTCTCCGATCTCGCGGCCGCCGACGACTCGGCTCTGCACGAGGCGCCCATCGACGTGGCCAGCGACGTGGTGGCGCTGCCCTACTCGTCGGGCACCACGGGGCTCCCCAAGGGCGTCATGCTGTCGCACCGCGGGCTGGTCACCAGCGTGGCGCAGCTCGTCGACGGCGACAACCCCAACCTCCACCTCCGGGAGGACGACGTGGTGCTCTGCGTGCTCCCCATGTTCCACGTCTACTCGCTGCACTCCATCCTGCTCTGCGGGCTGCGCGCCGGCGCCGCCCTCGTCGTCATGAAGCGCTTCGACACGGTCAAGATGATGCAGCTGGTGGAGCGCCACGGCATCACCATCGCGCCGCTCGTGCCGCCCATCGTCGTCGAGATGGCCAAGGGCGACGCCATGGACCGCCACGACCTCTCCTCCGTGCGCATGGTCATCTCCGGTGCCGCGCCCATGGGCAAGGAGCTGCAGGACATCATCCACGCCAAGCTCCCCAATGCCGTGCTCGGACAG GGCTATGGGATGACGGAGGCAGGTCCGGTGCTGTCGATGTGCATGGCGTTCGCCAAGGAGCCGTCGCCGGTGAAGTCCGGCGCCTGCGGCACGGTGGTGAGGAACGCGGAGCTCAAGATCGTCGACCCGGAGACCGGGGTGTGCCTCGGGCGCAACCAGCCCGGGGAGATCTGCATCAGGGGGAGGCAGATCATGAAAGGGTACCTCGACAAcccggaggcgacggcggagaccGTGGACAAGGAAGGGTGGCTGCACACCGGCGACGTCGGGTTCGTGGACGCCGACGACGAGATCTTCATCGTGGACCGGCTCAAGGAGCTCATCAAGTACAAGGGGTTCCAGGTGGCGCCCGCGGAGCTCGAGGCCATGCTCATCGCCCACCCCGGCATCGCCGACGCCGCCGTCGTCCC GATGAAGGATGACGCCAGCGGCGAGGTCCCTGTGGCGTTCGTGGTGCCGTCGTCGGACAGCGCCGACATGACCGAGGACGAGATCAAGCAGTACGTGGCGAAGCAGGTGGTGTTCTACAAGAGGCTGCAGAAGGTCTTCTTCGTGAGCACCATCCCCAAGGCGCCGTCGGGCAAGATTCTGAGGAAGGACCTCCGAGCAAAGCTGGCCGTCGGATCGTGCTGA
- the LOC119357705 gene encoding pentatricopeptide repeat-containing protein At4g20740-like has protein sequence MKARLGFEGCITVSSNGLSGGLALFWSREVDVKLNNLSNQHIDAMVRNVGSDQKEWRFTGFYAKAKRSERSESWTLLKWLRCQSDVPWLCGGDFNEITDNMEYFGANERAEWQMQGFRETIDECKFQDMGFNGIPYTWDNRQEGVANVKVRLDRYLADPGFIQMHGDTGVRHVPSPQSDHCMLVIKIKKLVEWEDIGPRRFVYEEAWRREESYEPTVVAAWEKGALTLEDLNSSLNNMQGQLTDWKQKKFGDIKQKLKKVRKEFEREKANSLYRGSSRREKELARQLNGLLLKEEIMARARSRADWLKAGDQNTGFFHAQASRRKHQNKILVLEKQDGTIVDSRDEVRAEVLANRLREILDEIIAEEQSAFVLGRLITDNAITAFECIHAMKRKRTKQGWCAVKLDMMKAYDRVEWPYLQGIMLQLGFSEDCRTHNSNIFPLARFLLDALRRHRRWGPPVVADLSKLRRVPPILVAEVLSAHPPPPPPLALPFFHWAGRQKGFRHCFPAFHALASLLSAAGLPAAADQLPDLIRSHGKPVSHPQLTLLVRLHTAARRPLRALYTLRRFRHEFSVQPQVHVCNRVLGALTAAGHVEDALKLFDEMAESGIRPMPVTFAIIVRALGQEGMAERILEMIGRMRDEVCRPDVFVYTALVKTMVRRGHMEACIRVWEEMGRDGVEPDTVAYATMVEGLCNAGIVEKAAKLFEGMRKKGLLVDRIVYASLVDAYVAAGRVGDGCRILKEMVDAGYCADLKTYNILIAGLCGIGREDKAHNMFQIVLQEELVPSSETVSQLLVCYADKGEMVNFFGLVDKLVELSLPALEFLADFLRLFACKDGRELKTLELFKTLRQKGYFSVNIYNILIENLLKIKERKKALLLFEEMKASDDCEPESCTYSLMIPCFVDEGNIEEACSCYNSMMKAEWIPSLSAYRSLVKGLCKIGEINAAVSLVPDCLGNVENGPMEFKYTLTVIEACRSKDPEKVMKVVVEMIELGYLIDELIFSAVIYGFCKYATSTRAREVFSVMRDRDIISEANFIVYEDMLNEHLKKVTADLVISGLKFFNLEPKLKWRSRID, from the exons ATGAAAGCAAGACTTGGTTTCGAAGGATGTATCACTGTCAGCAGTAACGGGCTGAGCGGAGGACTTGCCCTTTTCTGgtctagagaggtggatgttaagcTCAACAATTTGTCAAACCAGCATATAGATGCTATGGTAAGGAATGTGGGCAGCGACCAGAAGGAGTGGCGTTTTACAGGCTTTTATGCCAAAGCAAAGAGGAGTGAAAGAAGTGAGAGCTGGACACTTTTAAAGTGGTTACGGTGTCAAAGTGACGTCCCTTGGTTGTGTGGCGGGGACTTTAATGAGATCACAGACAACATGGAATATTTCGGGGCCAATGAAAGAGCGGAATGGCAAATGCAAGGTTTTCGGGAGACCATTGATGAATGCAAGTTTCAGGACATGGGGTTTAACGGAATCCCGTACACGTGGGATAACCGTCAAGAAGGCGTGGCGAATGTAAAGGTGCGCTTGGACAGATACCTAGCCGACCCGGGCTTCATCCAGATGCATGGAGACACGGGAGTGAGGCACGTTCCATCCCCACAGTCGGATCATTGCATGCTAGTCATTAAGATCAAGAAGCTGGTGGAGTGGGAGGACATCGGACCTCGCCGTTTTGTTTATGAGGAAGCATGGAGACGGGAGGAGTCATATGAGCCCACGGTGGTGGCTGCATGGGAGAAGGGAGCTCTTACACTTGAGGACCTCAACTCCTCTTTAAATAACATGCAGGGCCAACTCACCGATTGGAAACAAAAGAAGTTTGGGGACATAAAACAAAAACTGAAGAAAGTGAGAAAGGAGTTTGAGAGGGAGAAGGCGAACTCGCTATACCGTGGTTCATCCAGAAGGGAGAAGGAGTTAGCAAGGCAACTGAATGGTCTTTTGTTAAAGGAGGAAATTATGGCGAGAGCACGGTCGAGAGCTGACTGGCTTAAGGCCGGCGACCAGAATACTGGATTTTTCCATGCTCAAGCATCAAGGAGGAAGCATCAAAATAAAATCCTGGTGCTCGAGAAACAAGATGGAACGATTGTGGATAGTAGGGATGAGGTGAGAGCTGAG GTGCTGGCTAACAGGTTGAGGGAGATCCTAGATGAGATCATCGCGGAGGAGCAAAGCGCCTTTGTTCTAGGGCGGTTGATTACGGACAACGCCATCACAGCTTTTGAATGCATCCATGCAATGAAGAGGAAGAGAACTAAGCAAGGGTGGTGCGCGGTGaagttggatatgatgaaggcgtaCGATCGCGTGGAGTGGCCGTATCTCCAAGGAATCATGCTGCAGCTGGGTTTCTCGGAGGA TTGCAGGACACATAATTCCAACATCTTCCCGCTCGCGCGATTCTTACTCGACGCCCTCCGCCGACACCGGCGCTGGGGCCCTCCCGTCGTCGCCGACCTGTCCAAGCTCCGCCGCGTACCACCCATCCTCGTGGCTGAGGTCCTCAGCGCGcacccgccaccacctcccccgctCGCCCTCCCCTTCTTCCACTGGGCCGGCCGCCAGAAGGGCTTCCGACACTGCTTCCCTGCGTTCCACgctctcgcctccctcctctccgctGCAGGCCTCCCTGCTGCCGCCGATCAGCTTCCCGACCTCATTCGCTCCCACGGCAAGCCCGTCTCTCACCCTCAGCTCACACTCCTCGTCCGGCTTCACACCGCTGCACGCCGCCCCCTCCGTGCGCTCTACACGCTCCGCCGGTTTCGACATGAGTTCTCTGTTCAGCCGCAGGTCCACGTCTGCAACCGTGTCCTCGGCGCTTTGACTGCGGCAGGCCATGTTGAGGATGCGCTCAAGCTGTTCGATGAAATGGCAGAAAGTGGCATCAGGCCTATGCCGGTCACATTTGCAATCATCGTGCGTGCGCTGGGCCAGGAAGGGATGGCGGAGAGGATCCTAGAGATGATTGGGAGGATGCGTGATGAGGTGTGCCGGCCGGACGTGTTTGTGTACACCGCTCTGGTCAAGACGATGGTGCGCAGGGGGCACATGGAGGCTTGCATCAGAGTGTGGGAGGAGATGGGGAGAGATGGTGTGGAGCCAGACACAGTGGCATATGCTACAATGGTTGAGGGGCTATGCAACGCTGGGATTGTAGAGAAAGCAGCTAAATTGTTTGAGGGGATGAGGAAAAAGGGGTTGTTGGTTGACAGGATCGTGTATGCATCACTCGTCGATGCCTATGTTGCTGCTGGGAGGGTTGGGGATGGCTGTAGGATTTTGAAGGAGATGGTGGATGCTGGCTACTGCGCTGACCTCAAAACATACAACATACTCATTGCCGGTCTGTGTGGTATAGGTCGGGAGGATAAGGCACATAACATGTTTCAGATTGTCCTTCAGGAGGAGCTAGTGCCAAGCTCTGAGACTGTTTCACAGTTACTAGTTTGCTATGCTGATAAGGGTGAGATGGTTAACTTTTTTGGATTGGTTGACAAATTGGTTGAGCTGAGCTTGCCTGCCCTAGAATTTTTAGCGGACTTCTTGAGGCTCTTTGCATGCAAGGATGGTAGGGAATTGAAGACTCTGGAATTGTTTAAGACTTTGAGACAAAAAGGGTATTTCAGTGTTAACATTTATAACATTCTTATTGAGAATCTGCTCAAGATCAAGGAGAGGAAGAAAGCATTATTACTGTTTGAGGAAATGAAAGCTTCAGATGACTGCGAGCCAGAGTCATGTACATATAGTCTTATGATTCCATGTTTTGTGGATGAAGGAAATATTGAAGAGGCTTGCTCATGCTACAACTCCATGATGAAGGCTGAATGGATACCAAGTCTTTCAGCCTATCGTTCGCTCGTGAAAGGGCTATGCAAGATTGGAGAGATAAATGCAGCTGTTTCACTTGTACCAGATTGTCTTGGAAATGTAGAGAATGGGCCAATGGAATTCAAGTACACCTTAACTGTTATTGAAGCTTGCCGGTCAAAAGACCCGGAGAAGGTCATGAAAGTGGTGGTTGAGATGATTGAGTTAGGTTATTTAATAGACGAACTTATCTTCTCTGCTGTCATCTATGGATTCTGCAAGTACGCAACTTCAACTAGAGCTAGAGAGGTGTTCTCTGTTATGAGAGATAGGGATATTATTTCGGAGGCTAATTTTATTGTTTACGAGGACATGCTGAACGAGCACCTGAAGAAGGTCACTGCAGACTTGGTGATATCTGGATTGAAGTTCTTCAACCTTGAACCAAAATTGAAATGGAGAAGCAGAATTGATTGA